Part of the Tistrella bauzanensis genome is shown below.
ACAGCAGGGCGCAGCGGATGTTCTCGAACACCGTCATCTTCGGAAAGATGTTGGTGACCTGGAAGCTGCGGCTGAGGCCCCGGCGGTTGATCTGCTGGGCGGCGAGGCCGGTGATTTCCTCGCCATTCAGCTTGATCGACCCCGACGAGACCGGAAACCGGCCGCTGATCAGATGGAACAGGGTCGATTTGCCGGCGCCGTTCGGGCCGATCACCGCATGGCGATGGCCCTTCTGCACCTGAAGGTTCAGGCCGCGGATGATTTCGGTCGGGCCGAAGCTCTTGCGCAGATCGGTGAGTTCGAGGGCAAGCCCGGTCATCACGCCGCCTCCTGCTTGATGTCGTGGATCACGCCATCCCAGCTATGCCTGATCCGCCGGATCGCCAGACGGAACAGGAACCCGCCGACCACGGTGACCGCGATCGCGAGCAGCCACGGCATCACCGCCTGCACCGACACCTCCTGGCCATACAGTTCCATCGGGATCGACGCGTCATAGGTGGTCGACATGTAATAATTCATCTCGATCAGGGCGACGAGGCCCAGACCCATCAGCAGGAAGGTCGCCAGACCGATGGCATAGGGCACGATCAGCCGGTTCAGGCGTCGGGCCTGCCAGATCGGCTCATGCAGGGCGATGATCCCGGCAAGACCCATCGGCGCGAACATCACCATCACGATGAACAGCACGCCGAAATAGAGCTGCCATGTCTCGGTGATCGACGACAGGCTGAGCTGCAGGATGGTGACCAGGATGGCGCCCAGGATCGGGCCGGCGAAGTTGCCGACGCCGCCGATGAAGGTCATCAGCAGCACCGAACCCGAGGTGACGGCGCTGACATTCTCGGCGGTGACGATTTCATAGTTCACGGCGGTCAGGCCGCCGGCGACACCGGCGAAGAAGCTGGCCAGCGTGTACTGGACGAAGCGCACCATCCGCGGGTCATAGCCCACGAAACGGGCGCGTTCCTCATTGTCGCGCACGGCATTGGCCATGCGGCCCAGGGGCGTGCGGGTCAGCAGATACATGGCGATGGTGCAGATCAGGCACCAGCCGGCGATCAGGTAATAGACGTCGATCTGCGGGCCATAATTGAAGAACAGGCCGGTGTGGGTGACGCGGTTGCCCGAAATGCCACTCTCGCCGCCGAAGAGTTCCGGAAACATCGACGTGCCGGCATAGACCAGCTCGCCGATGCCCAGCGAGATCATCGCGAAGGTGGTGCCGGCGCGGGCGGTGGAGATCCAGCCGAAGATCGCGCCGAAGATCATGGCGCCGAAGCCGCCGGCCAGCGGCAGAAGCTCCAGCGGCAGCGCGAAGCCCTCGGGCGAGATTGCGTTCAGAACATGGATCGCGACGAAACCGCCCAGGCCATAGAACACCGCATGGCCGAAGGACAGCATGCCCCCCTGGCCGAGCAGCATGTTGTATGACAGGGCGAAGATGATCGAGATGCCGATCTGGCTGAGCAGAGACCGCGAGAACCCCGTGGTCATGATCTGCGGCGCCACGATCAGCACGATGATCGCGAAGATCCACAAGCCATAGCGGCCGAGGAAACCGCCGCCCCGGTCGCTGCGGGCGCCGCCGCGCAGGGCGGCGGCGCTGGTCTTGCCGGTGGGAAGGGTGCGGTCGCTCATGATTCGCGCGTCCCCATCAGGCCCTTCGGGCGGAAGATCAACATCAGCACCAGCATCAGATAGGGCAGGATCGGCGCGGTCTGCGACACCGAGATCCGGGCCAGCGTGCCGATGAAGCCGTCGGTGGGCAGATAGATGCCGATGGCGCCGAGCGTGCCGCCCAGCGACCAGTCGAGTGCCACGGCCAATGTCTGGATCACGCCGATCAGGATCGAGGCGACGAAGGCGCCGCCCAGCGACCCCATGCCGCCGAACACCACGACCACGAAGATGATCGGGCCCAGCAGGAAGGCCATGCCGGGTTCGGTGACCAGGATCGGGCCGCCGATCACCCCGGCCAGCGCCGCCAGCGCCGTGCCGCCGCCGAACACCATCATGAACACCCGCGGCACGTTATGGCCCAGCGCCGCGACCATGTCGGGATGTGTCAGCGCCGCCTGGATGATCATGCCGATCCGGGTCCGGGTGATGGTCAGGAACAGCGCCACGAACATCAGCACCGCGATCAGCAGAATGAACGCGCGATAGGCCGGGAAATTGGTGCCGAGCAGCGTGAAGAAGGTGTAGTTCAGATCGGCCGGCACCCCGTAATCGACGGGAATGCGGCCCCAGATCATCACCACCACTTCCTCGATCAGGAAGGCCAGACCGAAGGTGAACAGCAGTTCGGCGACATGGCCGAATTTGTGCACGCGCCTCAGGCCATAGCGTTCGATCAGCATGCCGATGCCGCCGACCAGCAGCGGTGCCACGATCAGGGCCACCCAGAAGCCGGTCACGGTGCTGATCTGATACGCGAAATATGCGCCCAGCATGAAGAAGCTGGCATGCGCGAAATTCAGGACACCCATCATGCTGAAGATGAGCGTCAGCCCGCTCGACAGCATGAACAACAGCATGCCGAACAGCAGGCCGTTGAGGAGGGAGAAGACGACGATTTCCAGCATCTCGCCCTTCAGTCTATGCGAGGTGTGGCGTGGCCGGCTTCGGCCGACGCGTCAATGGCGCGCGGTCGGGGGGGTGGCCGGTCGCCGACGCCCCCGGATACGTCGCAAGCCCCGGATGGGGGGCCGTTCGGTTCCGTGGTGCCTCCGGCCGGCGGTGGCGGCGGGGCGATGGCGGGGGCATCGGCCAGGCTGCGGCGCACCGGTCTCGGAAGCATGCAGGGGTCGCGTCCGCCGGATGAGGGATCATGCCCGATGGAGGGCATGGCCCGGGGCAGGGCGCGGCCGGAACAGAAACGGTCGCCCGCCATCCCGATCGGTGCCGGCCGGCCGCCAAGGGCGGCGCCGTACCGGTCGGGGTGGCGAACGTCAGCCCGGTCAGCTCGGACGCTGCATCTTGCAGGTCGTCGCGGTCTCGGTATTGGGTCCGTCGATCTTGGCGTCGGTCTTCCAGCCGAGACCGGTGTGCTCGGTGTCGTACTTCACGCCCTTGGTGAAGGTCGAGATGTACAGCGGCTGAGACACCTGATGGTCGTCGGCCCGCATGGTGACGGGGCCGAGGGCACTCTGATAGGTCAGGCCCTCAAGCGCCTTGGCAACCTCGACCGGCTGGTCGCTCTTTGCCTTGTCCATGGCCTGCTGGAGCATGCCAAGCATGGTGCGGATGCGGCCATAATAGAAATCGAGGTCATACTTGGCGAGGAAGCTGACATAGGCGTCCTCAAGCACTTTGGTCTCGGCGCTGGGCGTTTCGACCGGCAGGTTGGCATGCCACTCGGTGACCTGCTTCACCTTGCCGTTGCCGGCTTCACCGATCGCCACCGGCGTGCCGAGGCCGCCGCCGTAATAGGTGTAGTACTGAACGTCGAGCCCGGCCGCGGCGCTGGCCTTGACCAGCAGCGACAGATCGGCGCCCCAGTTACCGGTGATCACGGTATCGGCGCCCGATGCCTTGATCTTCGAGATATAGGGCGAGAAATCCTTGACCTTGCCAACCGGATGCAGGTCATCGCCGACCACCTCGACGTCCGGGCGCTTTTCGTTCAGCAGCTTGCGGCCGATCTTGGACACCGCCTGACCGTGCGAGTAGTCCATGTTGATCAGATAGACCTTCTTGACCGAAGGCTGATCCTTGATGTAGTTCGTGATCGCTTCCAGCTTCATGTCGCTATTGGCGTCGAAGCGGAAATGCCAGAAGTTGCAGGCGTCGTTGGTCAGGGTGGGGTCGACGGCCGCATAGTTCAGGTACAGCACGCGATTGTCGGGGTTGCGTTCGTTGTGCTTGGCGACCGCCTCGCTCAACGCCGCGCCGACATGGCTGCCATTGCCCTGAGTGATGTAATGCACGCCCTGGTCGATCGCGCTCTTCAGCGCAACCAGGCTGTCCTTCGGGCTCGACTTGTTGTCGATGGTGACCAGTTCGAGCTTCTTGCCGTTGAAGCCGCCATTCGCGTTGAAATACTCGATGAAATACGCGAAGTGCTTGGCACCTTCGTCACCAACATTCGCAAACGGACCCGAGAGCGGATCGATATAGGCGATCTTGATGGTGTCCTCGGCATGTGCTGCACCGGCCATGCCGAATGCGGCCACGGCGAGCGCGATCGCGCTGGTCATGGCAGTCAGTGTCTGTTTGGGCGTCAACGCAGCCTCCCTTGGCATTTTACGTCGTTGCATAGCGGCGACCTTGTCGGCCCGTCTCTGGCGGGGCCGGTGGTGCCTCTTGGAGCGGACCACAGATGATCACCTGCTGATCACCTCTGATCCCCGATCGGTCGTTCACGACCGTTGGTGTTGTTGGCGGAGGGGCGCGTGGCCCGGCCTCACTCCACGATTGCTTATAGCCTAAACGATCCAGATCTTCAAAAACAGCGAAATATAATTTCGCATACCGGAATTAAAAGCAAACTCTTGAAAAGAGACAAACGTTCTGCCCATAATCACCGGTGGATGAACAATAAATCGCCTCTACCTAAAGGCGCAAAACGAGAGGAGACCTTAAACTCATGCGCGTTATTCATGGGCTGGACGACCTGAGATCTGCCGTCGGCAGCGAACTTGGCGTCAGTGACTGGGTTCTGGTCGATCAGGATCGCATCAACAAGTTCGCCGAGGCAACCGGTGACTATCAGTGGATCCATCTGGATGTGGAGCGGGCTGCCCGCGAAACACCCTGGAAATCGACGATCGCCCATGGCTATCTCACCCTGTCGCTGGTGCCGATGCTGATGGCCGGGATCTGGTCCGTGGAAGGGGTCGCCTCCTCGATCAATTACGGGTCCAACAAGGTGCGTTTCACGTCACCGGTGCCGTCAGGCAGCCGCGTCCGCGGCCGTGCGGTCCTGAAGGCGGTCGATGATCAGGGGCCGGGTTCGGTGCGCCTGACCGTGGAACTGACGGTGGAGCGTGAAGGCCAGGAGCGGCCGGTCTGCGTTGCCGAAACCCTGTCGATCCTGAACTTCGCCTGATCCCCCTGACTGTTACCAGACACCGGCCCCGCAATGGATCGCGGGGCCGGTGTGCGGTTGTCAGACCGTCGGCAGCTTGTGGTCCTTGAAGATCTGGCGGAGCTGTGCCTTCAACACCTTGCCCGTGCCACTATGGGGCAGTTCGTCGACCAGCACCACATCATCGGGCAACCAAAGGCGCGCCACGCGCGAGGTCAGCCAGGACAGGATTTCATCCTTGTCCGGCGTCTCACCCGGTTTCGGCACCACGATCAGCAGCGGGCGTTCATCCCATTTCGGATGGGAGACCCCGATGACCGCGGCCTCGGCCACTTTCGGGTGGCCCATCACCGCGTTTTCCAGGTCGATCGAACTGATCCATTCGCCACCCGATTTGATGACATCCTTGGCGCGGTCGACGATGTGCATGTAGCCGTCGGCATCGATGGTCGCCACGTCGCCGGTGCGGAACCAGCCATCCTCGTCGAAGGCCGCCAGATTGGCCTCGTCATTATGGTAATAGCCGCTGGTGATCCAGGGGCCCGAGACCAGCAGCTCGCCGAAGGCCTTGCCATCATGCGGCAGCGCCCGGCCCATGGGATCGACGATCTTCATGCCGACCATGGCGACCATCCGGCCCTGGGTCGCCTTCAGCGCATAGCGTTCCTCGGCCGGGCGGTCCAGATCCTTGCGCTTCAGGATGCCGATGGTGCCCATCGGGCTCATCTCGGTCATACCCCAGGCATGGGCGACGTCGACGCCGAACTCTTCCTCGAAGGTGCGGATCATCGACACCGGTGCCGCCGAGCCGCCGATCACGATGCTTTTCAGCATGTCGAGCCGCTTGCCCGACTGGCGGAGATAGTTGATCAGGTTCAGCCATACCGTCGGCACGCCGGCGGTCAGGGTCACGCCTTCCGCCTCGAACAACTCGTGCAGGCCCTCGCCGTCCAGGCGCGGGCCGGGCAGAACCAGCTTGGCGCCGAACATCGCGCAGGCATAGGGGATGCCCCAGGCGTTCACATGGAACAGCGGCACCACCGGCAGCACGACCTCGCGCCCCGAAACGCCCACGCCCTCGGCACAGCCGGCTGCCATCGCATGCAGCACGGTCGACCGGTGGCTGTACAGCACGCCCTTGGGCTTGCCGGTGGTGCCCGAGGTATAGCAGAGCGACGAGGCGGCGCGCTCGTCCAGATCCGGCCAGTCATAACTGGCGGGCTGGCCGGCGATCAGCTCTTCATAGCAGAGGAGATCGTCGAAGCCGGGCGGGGTTTCGGGCATATGGGCCCGGTCGGTCATCACCACCACATGGCGCAGATGCGGCAGCTGCCCCTGCAGGCGCGCCACCAGCGGCACGAAGGTCGGGTCGACGAACAGAACCTCGTCCTCGGCATGGTTGAGGATATAGGCCATCTGGTCGGCGGCGAGCCGGGGATTGATGGTGTGGCACACGGCCCCCATCCCCGAGATCGCGAAATAGAGTTCGAAATGGCGGTGATTGTTCCAGGCCAGGGTCGCGACCCGGTCGCCTGGCGCCACTTTCAGGCTGACCAGACCATTGGCCAGCGCCTGCACCCGGTCATAGGCCGCGCCATAGCCGTAACGGTGGATCGTGCCTTCGCAGTTGCGCGACACGATCTCGGTCGTCGCATGACAGCGGGCGGCATATTGCAGAAGAGTGATGATGGACAATGGTGCATCCATCATCTGCCCCATCAGCGGCAGAAGACGCGACATGGATTGGATATTCCTCCCTGGGTGGCAGCATGTGGGCACCGCTTTGCGATGCACCCGGTGCCCATAGTCTCTTGTGCCGGCTCTTGATCGGCCGGCTGGCGTTATGGTGGCGGCTCCCGCGCGACAGGTCAAACATTTGTCTCACCCAATTCGCGGAAGATTGCGTCTGCGACCTCGTGACGCGACCGCATGTTTCCGGACGGAAATTGACCGGCGGTTCAACGGCATGGAAGCATCGCGCGTGAACCGCGGTTCACGCGCGACCGCCGGGCAGGCTGTCGATCAGGGCCTGAAGGGCGGTGCGGTCGCCGGCCCAGCTGCGGTCCACCCCAAGTGGCGTGATCGAGACGTGACGATCCCGCAGGGCCTGGATGTCGCAATCGGCCGAGCGATCGGGGCCGCGGCGATCGAAGCGCAACCACAGATCGGTGTCGCCGTGATGGTCGACCTCGGTCTCCACCCGGATGCCGCCGATCATGCCATGGCCCTGGCGGGTCAGCCGCGCGCCCTGCACATCCGCTGGTGGGCAATCGGGGAAGTTGATGTTCAGCATCACGTCCTCGGGCCAGCCCCGGGCCAGCAGCCCGCGCAGCATGGCCGGGGCCAGCGTTCGCGGCGTGTCCCACGGCACGAAGGACGGGTCGCGGAAGGTCTGGCTGAGGGCGATGGCCGGAATGCCCATCAACTGGGCGGTGGTGGCGGCGCCGACCGTGCCGGAATAGACCACCTCTTCGGCCAGATTGGCGCCGCGATTGACCCCGGACAGCACCAGATCCGGCCGGGCATCGGGCATCACATGGGCCAGCGCCACCGCCACGCAATCGGCCGGCGTGCCATCGACCCGATAGCGCCGGGGCCCGATCTCGTGAACCCTGAGCGGCCGGCGGATGGTCAGCGCCGTCGATCCGCCGCTGCTGTCGAGGGTGGGGGCGACCACCCAGACCTCGGGTGCCAGCGCATGTGCAATCTCTTCCAGCACCGCCAGGCCTTCGCCGTCGATGCCGTCGTCATTGGTGAGCAGGATGCGCTGGGGCATCGGGCGCGGCGCACGGGTCATCGGCGGCAGGTATCCTCTGGCGGAAGGGCTGTGGCGGCCAGCGGCCGGCGATGGCAGGCTGAAACGAGACAGTCGCAGACACCGTCTCGTTCAAACGAACGTTTGACGCGAGCGATGAAACCGGAAACACTGCCCGAGATCAAGCGCGAAGGGCAAAACCACCGGCTGCATGGCTTTGACGGCCGGGACAATGATTCATCGATGCGGAGGGAGACGCGAACCATGAGTGCTGCTGTGGCGCGGGCCGGACGGCTTGAAGGCAAGGTGGTTCTGATCACGGGTGCGGCGGGCGGTCTGGGCCAGGCGATGGCGCATCTGTTCGCCGCCGAGGGAGCGACCCTGGTGCTGACCGATCTGGGCCAGGACCGGCTGGACGCGCTGAAGGCGGCGCTGTCGTCCAGCGGCTATGACCGGGTTCTGGTGATGGAGCAGGACGTCACCGATGAGGCGCTGTGGGAAGAGGTGATCGACAAGACCGTCGCCGGCCTCGGCCGGCTGGACGTGCTGGTGAACAATGCTGGCATCGGCTACATGGCCGATCTTGAGGAGACCAGCCTGGCCGAATGGAAGCGGGTTCACGCGATCAATGCCGAAGGCCCGTTCCTTGGCACCCGCAAGGCCATCAAGGTGATGAAGCTGACCGGCGGTGGGTCGATCGTGAACATTTCCTCGATCGCCGGGCTGATCGGGGCTGTCAACCTTGCCGCCTATTGTTCCAGCAAGGGTGCCGTGCGGCTGTTCACCAAAGCGGCGGCGCTGCATTGC
Proteins encoded:
- a CDS encoding branched-chain amino acid ABC transporter permease, which translates into the protein MSDRTLPTGKTSAAALRGGARSDRGGGFLGRYGLWIFAIIVLIVAPQIMTTGFSRSLLSQIGISIIFALSYNMLLGQGGMLSFGHAVFYGLGGFVAIHVLNAISPEGFALPLELLPLAGGFGAMIFGAIFGWISTARAGTTFAMISLGIGELVYAGTSMFPELFGGESGISGNRVTHTGLFFNYGPQIDVYYLIAGWCLICTIAMYLLTRTPLGRMANAVRDNEERARFVGYDPRMVRFVQYTLASFFAGVAGGLTAVNYEIVTAENVSAVTSGSVLLMTFIGGVGNFAGPILGAILVTILQLSLSSITETWQLYFGVLFIVMVMFAPMGLAGIIALHEPIWQARRLNRLIVPYAIGLATFLLMGLGLVALIEMNYYMSTTYDASIPMELYGQEVSVQAVMPWLLAIAVTVVGGFLFRLAIRRIRHSWDGVIHDIKQEAA
- a CDS encoding branched-chain amino acid ABC transporter permease yields the protein MLEIVVFSLLNGLLFGMLLFMLSSGLTLIFSMMGVLNFAHASFFMLGAYFAYQISTVTGFWVALIVAPLLVGGIGMLIERYGLRRVHKFGHVAELLFTFGLAFLIEEVVVMIWGRIPVDYGVPADLNYTFFTLLGTNFPAYRAFILLIAVLMFVALFLTITRTRIGMIIQAALTHPDMVAALGHNVPRVFMMVFGGGTALAALAGVIGGPILVTEPGMAFLLGPIIFVVVVFGGMGSLGGAFVASILIGVIQTLAVALDWSLGGTLGAIGIYLPTDGFIGTLARISVSQTAPILPYLMLVLMLIFRPKGLMGTRES
- a CDS encoding branched-chain amino acid ABC transporter substrate-binding protein, with the protein product MTSAIALAVAAFGMAGAAHAEDTIKIAYIDPLSGPFANVGDEGAKHFAYFIEYFNANGGFNGKKLELVTIDNKSSPKDSLVALKSAIDQGVHYITQGNGSHVGAALSEAVAKHNERNPDNRVLYLNYAAVDPTLTNDACNFWHFRFDANSDMKLEAITNYIKDQPSVKKVYLINMDYSHGQAVSKIGRKLLNEKRPDVEVVGDDLHPVGKVKDFSPYISKIKASGADTVITGNWGADLSLLVKASAAAGLDVQYYTYYGGGLGTPVAIGEAGNGKVKQVTEWHANLPVETPSAETKVLEDAYVSFLAKYDLDFYYGRIRTMLGMLQQAMDKAKSDQPVEVAKALEGLTYQSALGPVTMRADDHQVSQPLYISTFTKGVKYDTEHTGLGWKTDAKIDGPNTETATTCKMQRPS
- a CDS encoding MaoC family dehydratase, coding for MRVIHGLDDLRSAVGSELGVSDWVLVDQDRINKFAEATGDYQWIHLDVERAARETPWKSTIAHGYLTLSLVPMLMAGIWSVEGVASSINYGSNKVRFTSPVPSGSRVRGRAVLKAVDDQGPGSVRLTVELTVEREGQERPVCVAETLSILNFA
- a CDS encoding long-chain-fatty-acid--CoA ligase, encoding MSRLLPLMGQMMDAPLSIITLLQYAARCHATTEIVSRNCEGTIHRYGYGAAYDRVQALANGLVSLKVAPGDRVATLAWNNHRHFELYFAISGMGAVCHTINPRLAADQMAYILNHAEDEVLFVDPTFVPLVARLQGQLPHLRHVVVMTDRAHMPETPPGFDDLLCYEELIAGQPASYDWPDLDERAASSLCYTSGTTGKPKGVLYSHRSTVLHAMAAGCAEGVGVSGREVVLPVVPLFHVNAWGIPYACAMFGAKLVLPGPRLDGEGLHELFEAEGVTLTAGVPTVWLNLINYLRQSGKRLDMLKSIVIGGSAAPVSMIRTFEEEFGVDVAHAWGMTEMSPMGTIGILKRKDLDRPAEERYALKATQGRMVAMVGMKIVDPMGRALPHDGKAFGELLVSGPWITSGYYHNDEANLAAFDEDGWFRTGDVATIDADGYMHIVDRAKDVIKSGGEWISSIDLENAVMGHPKVAEAAVIGVSHPKWDERPLLIVVPKPGETPDKDEILSWLTSRVARLWLPDDVVLVDELPHSGTGKVLKAQLRQIFKDHKLPTV
- the surE gene encoding 5'/3'-nucleotidase SurE; amino-acid sequence: MTRAPRPMPQRILLTNDDGIDGEGLAVLEEIAHALAPEVWVVAPTLDSSGGSTALTIRRPLRVHEIGPRRYRVDGTPADCVAVALAHVMPDARPDLVLSGVNRGANLAEEVVYSGTVGAATTAQLMGIPAIALSQTFRDPSFVPWDTPRTLAPAMLRGLLARGWPEDVMLNINFPDCPPADVQGARLTRQGHGMIGGIRVETEVDHHGDTDLWLRFDRRGPDRSADCDIQALRDRHVSITPLGVDRSWAGDRTALQALIDSLPGGRA
- a CDS encoding glucose 1-dehydrogenase, which produces MSAAVARAGRLEGKVVLITGAAGGLGQAMAHLFAAEGATLVLTDLGQDRLDALKAALSSSGYDRVLVMEQDVTDEALWEEVIDKTVAGLGRLDVLVNNAGIGYMADLEETSLAEWKRVHAINAEGPFLGTRKAIKVMKLTGGGSIVNISSIAGLIGAVNLAAYCSSKGAVRLFTKAAALHCARRGYNIRVNSVHPSFTETPMVRDMITSARNPDKMEAALATAAPMGRMGRPDEVAYAVLYLASDESSFVTGTELAVDGGNTAT